In Caloenas nicobarica isolate bCalNic1 chromosome 35, bCalNic1.hap1, whole genome shotgun sequence, a single window of DNA contains:
- the LOC136000821 gene encoding coiled-coil alpha-helical rod protein 1-like has translation MAERHQDPPGTGLVPPSHFMLRPSRTLEAELAAERGRSQALEAELAAERGRSQALEAELAAERGRSQALGAELEALRGRSQALEAELVAEKGRSQALGAELEALRGRGHTQGAEPVAGQPLGQVLLQAQLSALSHILTLQEQELDLEVSPPGPCPPRLGTLLGRWRQKVFVLLVQLQVQEEALRSLRGQVGALGTAVAAGTRRVTRLELQLHEEEKLRRDRQRLEWEVTRQRGRAEAALGALGALVQAAGRLAGAVTALEAQVTKATRSLGTMSSRLSRAGQRLRDLRGLVAPEQPRWPRDLAGDNPVTQVTQPGAGGRRGVALAALVTQLQALGAAILGDTSDTSDPPGTQASGPLDPLESPGRETGTRTGGTGRGTGGTGPPASFWGGAPKNPPRLRVQKVYF, from the exons ATGGCCGAGCGTCACCAGGACCCCCCAGGAACTG GTCTCGTCCCCCCATCCCACTTCATGCTCCGCCCCTCCAG GACCCTGGAGGCGGAGCTTGCAGCTGAGAGGGGGCGGAGCCAGGCACTGGAGGCGGAGCTTGCAGCTGAGAGGGGGCGGAGCCAGGCACTGGAGGCGGAGCTTGCAGCTGAAAGGGGGCGGAGCCAAGCCCTGGGTGCAGAGCTGGAGGCCCTGAGGGGGCGGAGCCAAGCCCTGGAGGCGGAGCTTGTGGCTGAGAAGGGGCGGAGCCAAGCCCTGGGGGCGGAGCTGGAGGCCctgagggggcgtggccacaCTCAAGGGGCGGAGCCTGTGGCGGGGCAGCCTCTGGGGCAG gtGCTGCTCCAGGCCCAGCTCAGCGCCCTGAGCCACATCCTGACCCTGCAGGAGCAGGAACTTGACCTTGAg gtgtccccccccggcccgtgtcccccccggtTGGGGACTCTCTTGGGGCGCTGGCGGCagaaggtctttgtcctcctggtGCAGCTGCAGGTCCAGGAGGAGGCGCTGCGGAGCCTGCGGGGGCAG gtgggggccctggggacagcagtggcCGCGGGGACGCGCCGGGTGACacggctggagctgcagctgcatgaAGAGGAGAAACTGCGGAGGGACAGACAG CGCCTGGAGTGGGAGGTGAcgcggcagcggggccgcgcGGAGgcggcactgggagcactgggagcactggtgcaGGCGGCCGGCAG gctggcCGGGGCGGTGACAGCGCTGGAAGCCCAGGTGACAAAAGCCACCAGGAGCTTGGGGACAATGAGCAGCCGCCTGAGCCGGGCAGGACAgaggctgagggacctgaggg ggctggtggcTCCGGAGCAGCCGCGGTGGCCCCGGGACCTGGCAGGTGACAA cccagtgACACAGGTGACGCAGCCGGGGGCCGGTGGCCGGCGCGGCG tgGCCCTGGCCGCGCTGGTGACGCAGCTGCAGGCTCTGGGCGCCGCCATCCTCGGtgacaccagtgacaccagcgaccccccggggacccaggcatccgg CCCCCTCGACCCCCTGGAATCGCCGGGCAGGGAAACTGGGACcagaactggggggactggacggggaactggggggactgggccCCCCGCATCATTTTGGGGAGGggccccaaaaaaccccccccgGCTTCGGGTgcaaaaagtttatttttga
- the CUTA gene encoding protein CutA: MHAAGAVLALVTVTSALGRRLLSMATPPGVPSGVPPGVPNDPGDLSAAFVTCPNETVAKELARAMVEKRLAACVNILPHVTSIYSWQGKLEEDGEVLLMIKTRSSRIPALAAFVRSAHPYEVPEVVAVPVTQGNPPYLQWVRDSTDP; this comes from the exons ATGCACGCGGCCGGGGCG gTGCTGGCGCTGGTGACGGTGACGTCGGCGCTGGGGCGGCGGCTGCTGAGCATGGCCaccccccccggtgtcccctccggtgtcccccccggtgtccccaacgACCCCGGTGACCTCTCGGCCGCTTTTGTCACCTGCCCCAACGAGACGGTGGCCAAAGAGCTGGCGCg ggcGATGGTGGAGAAACGTTTGGCCGCGTGTGTCAACATCCTGCCCCACGTCACCTCCAT TTACAGCTGGCAGGGGAAGCTGGAGGAGGACGGTGAGGTCCTGCTG ATGATCAAGACCCGCAGCTCCCGGATCCCGGCGCTGGCCGCGTTTGTGCG CTCCGCTCACCCCTACGAGGTGCCCGAGGTCGTGGCCGTGCCGGTGACCCAGGGGAACCCCCCGTACCTGCAGTGGGTGCGCGACAGCACCGACCCCTGa